A single region of the Clostridia bacterium genome encodes:
- the atpG gene encoding ATP synthase F1 subunit gamma, with the protein MPNVREIRRRMRGVENIQQITQAMKMVAASKLRRTQMAVARSRPYTQKLQGVLSTVITSMGEINHPLFVEKPLKKVCLVLITADKGLAGGYNTRVQRLALEEAERYAEQGVKVDFLALGEKGRAYLKRREQEIKKVVTGINDVPTFDEAQKLARFLVNIYLNEEYDRIYLVYQEFVTTVQQRPIVKQFLPLVYEKDETALEEEYIYEPSPQAVLSILLPRYINNLAFHLLTETKASEHGARMTAMTSATDNAEEMLEELRLSYNRSRQANITREISEIVGGADALEA; encoded by the coding sequence CAGGCCATGAAAATGGTAGCAGCTTCCAAATTAAGAAGGACGCAAATGGCAGTGGCTAGATCGCGTCCTTATACACAAAAACTGCAGGGTGTTTTATCAACAGTAATTACTTCTATGGGAGAAATTAACCACCCTTTGTTTGTGGAGAAACCACTAAAAAAAGTATGTTTAGTATTAATTACTGCTGATAAAGGATTGGCCGGTGGGTATAATACACGTGTCCAGAGATTGGCCTTGGAAGAAGCTGAGCGTTATGCTGAGCAAGGGGTTAAAGTAGATTTTCTGGCACTGGGGGAAAAAGGTCGGGCTTATTTAAAGCGCCGGGAACAGGAAATAAAAAAGGTAGTTACGGGAATTAACGATGTGCCCACTTTTGATGAGGCCCAAAAATTAGCTCGCTTTTTGGTGAATATTTATTTAAATGAAGAATATGACCGTATTTATTTAGTTTATCAAGAATTCGTAACTACGGTGCAGCAGCGGCCTATTGTTAAACAGTTTTTACCACTTGTTTACGAAAAAGATGAGACTGCCTTAGAAGAAGAATATATTTATGAACCGTCTCCCCAAGCTGTATTGTCGATTCTGTTGCCGCGTTATATCAATAATTTGGCGTTTCATTTATTGACTGAAACAAAGGCTAGTGAACATGGTGCTCGAATGACAGCCATGACTTCGGCTACAGATAATGCCGAAGAAATGCTTGAAGAACTACGTCTTTCCTACAACCGTTCGCGGCAGGCTAACATTACTCGCGAAATTTCGGAAATTGTCGGTGGGGCAGATGCTTTAGAGGCTTAG